A stretch of DNA from Anaerobacillus isosaccharinicus:
GCTTGTTGGTGCGTTACTAATTGGTGTCAATGCAGCAAAAGCTTTAGCATTTGCCAATGACTTACCGCTTATTGGTGTTCACCATATTGCAGGTCATATTTATGCTAATCGACTTATTACGGAACTTAAGTTTCCATTAATGGCCCTTGTCGTGTCAGGTGGCCATACGGAGCTCGTTTATATGAAAGAAGACGGTAGCTTTGAGGTAATTGGAGAAACAAGGGATGATGCTGTAGGAGAAGCTTACGACAAAGTTGCGAGAACTTTAAAGTTACCGTATCCTGGTGGTCCTTATATTGATCGGTTAGCCGATGTTGGAAGTCCAACAATCAATTTACCGCGAGCGTGGTTAGAGCAGGATTCTTATGATTTTTCTTTTAGTGGTTTAAAGTCAGCGGTTATTAATACTTTACATAATGCTAGCCAAAAAGGTATCGAGTTATCAAATGAAGACCTAGCGGCAAGCTTTCAAGAAAGTGTTATTGAAGTCCTTGTGGAAAAGTCAAAGAGAGCTGCTATCGAATTCGAGGTAAAACAATTTCTCCTAGCTGGTGGAGTTGCGGCCAATAAAGGATTAAGAAACAAGTTAACAAAAGAATTTGAACAACTCGGTATTGAATTAGTAATTCCTCCACTTAACTTATGCACAGATAACGCTGCGATGATCGGAGCTGCAGCATTTGTTAAGTTGGAAAAACAACATTTTGCAGGTTATGATTTAAACGGCAATCCAGGGCTAGACTTAGAGAAGGAATAAATGGAGAGACTGTCCTTTATACGAGGATGGTCTTTTTTTAATGTAGAATTTAAAATGCAGAATGTAGAATGGTGAAAAGCAACGCTATGAAGTTTGTATTTAGCTTGTTTTGATAGGCTTCTAAGCATCAAAGCGTTACTAAAATTAATTCTACATTTTACATTCTAAATTCTACATTATATAAGGAAGTCAATAGAGAACGTAGGTACTTATTAACAACTCAATTGTGGATAATGTGGATAACACTTAAAAAACGTGTCGAAATAAGGGAAAGTCATGTTAATAAAAGTTTTGGGGGTAAATAGGTAGACTTTGTTAATAACTTTTTTTATTCCTTTAGTAGTAAGGTTTTATTTGTGGATAAAGTTGTTGATAATGTGGATATGTCAGAAAATTTAAGGTTTTTTTCAATAGAGGGAGTTTATGAACATTATAAAAAAATGTATCTTTATCTATTTAATTATTCTGTTAATAACTTGTGGAAAAATAGCATTTGCTGATGATACCGATAAAAAACTTACAGTAATCCTAGTTCCTGACTTCTCTTTTCAAGAAGTGAAATGGCTAAATGAGAACGGTCGATTTTTGGAGCTGTGGAGAACTGGTGGAATGTCTGCAATGAACATTCGTCCAGATGGGCCGTATTCATATTTAAATAATACCGTAACGATAGCATCTGGGGTGCGCAGCTTAGGTGTTGAAGGTTGGAATGGGTTTATAAAGGGGGAATTTGATGGCGATGTTTTGGCAGAAGTAAACTATCAACAATGGACAGGAGAGGTTGTTGATGAAGGCGTCATATTTCACCCGTTGTTTCATAAACTTGTGGACAAAAATAAGGAAACGACATACCGCTCCGAAATTGGAATTCTCGGAGAACTGTTAAAGAATCACGGAATCGAGAGTTTTGTGATAGGAACAAGTGATTCTGGTCCTGAGAAAATTCGCTATGGTTCTTTAATGACAATGGATCAAGAAGGTAAAGCTAAGGGCTTACTTTTAGAAGGAACGAAAAAGAGTGAGGGTTCACCTTGGGGAATGGTTATGGATGTGGATAACATTCTTTTAACATTATCCACAATTAACAACACACCAGATCCAACTTTTACTGTGGTTGAATGGGGAGACTTACACAGATTATTTAAGCAAAAAGGAAATATGACATCAGATTACTTTCTAAAACAATATGAGCAGTCTTTATTTCATTTGGAGTTATTTATTAGTAAATTACTTTTAAATGACTATACACAGAATGTCATGTTGGTATCTCCAATGGTTCATAGTGATGCTTATCAAAGTAAGGAAAGGCTTGCCCCATTTTTTTATTGGGAAGATGCAACATTACAGGAGAGTTATTATTTGTTATCCGCGACTACAAGGCAGCCATTTGTTTTGAGTAATTTAGATATCGTGCCAACGTTATTAGATTTTTACGAAATAAAAGATAAAGGTCAATTCTTTGGAAAGCCGTTACAAAAAATAATAGCTACTAGTTCAACTTTAGAAGAAGGGTTAAAAACAATTGATTTGATGTTTCTAGTTTTTAAAACGAGAAATGTTATTTTATCTAGTTATATAACTTTATTAGTTTTATTATTAATCATTACAAGTGTCATTATCATGTTTAGGGAACAAAATGATACTTGGAAAGGTGTTGCAAAAATTCTTCTGAT
This window harbors:
- the tsaD gene encoding tRNA (adenosine(37)-N6)-threonylcarbamoyltransferase complex transferase subunit TsaD gives rise to the protein MEDKLILAIETSCDETAAAVIKNGNEIVSNIVASQIESHKRFGGVVPEIASRHHVEQVTLIIEEAMNEANITFSDLAAIAVTAGPGLVGALLIGVNAAKALAFANDLPLIGVHHIAGHIYANRLITELKFPLMALVVSGGHTELVYMKEDGSFEVIGETRDDAVGEAYDKVARTLKLPYPGGPYIDRLADVGSPTINLPRAWLEQDSYDFSFSGLKSAVINTLHNASQKGIELSNEDLAASFQESVIEVLVEKSKRAAIEFEVKQFLLAGGVAANKGLRNKLTKEFEQLGIELVIPPLNLCTDNAAMIGAAAFVKLEKQHFAGYDLNGNPGLDLEKE